The proteins below come from a single Haemorhous mexicanus isolate bHaeMex1 chromosome 20, bHaeMex1.pri, whole genome shotgun sequence genomic window:
- the TRIM25 gene encoding E3 ubiquitin/ISG15 ligase TRIM25 — protein sequence MAALESESGLSGLEEELTCSICLCLFSSPVTVPCGHNFCASCLELTWAGLSGGFSCPQCRATFAGRPQLQKNTVLCRVVEQLQGHSGAKGEEEEENEDGDGEGESGGCWAAEPPVFCDSCQEAPAVQTCLTCTASFCAEHLRPHRDSPAFRDHQLCPTVRDLQLRKCPQHNRLFEFFCSKHGVCICSLCLLGHKLCPTSPLEQAKASAQSLLKKKLEELHKQSERTARAMSTVKTKQNQSAETASRKKELIRNEFSEVKAIIEERENEIMKAITEEEKRVWNKFDYIYSVLGNKKNEIQSLKDQIEMALTESDDILFLKRATALQRTSTKEAFVPVVEMDQNVMHSTYQSAITLKDVVKLSVIQSREKKEEAKPVKTKAPPAALPNKPSVGKKPHGPHQSHKEKTVPQAQMTSQGNTDATKEKKKAAKVAPTTTPTATAAAAAKELLDSFLKKPREELLQYAANITLDYNTAHNTVVLAENYTRMSISDTFPGHRYHPQRFTDYRQVLGFQCFKRGVHYWEVELQQGSFCGLGVCYGSMERQGPESRLGRNSKSWCIEWLNSKLSCWHNDVEKCLPNTKATKIGVLLHCEGGFVNFMAVGEKNNLIYKFKAQFTEALYPAFWLFSSDAVLSLCHMKE from the exons ATGGCGGCGCTGGAGTCAGAGTCGGGCCTGTCGGGGCTGGAAGAGGAGCTCACCTGCTCCATCTGCCTCTGCCTCTTCAGCAGTCCCGTGACGGTGCCCTGCGGGCACAACTTCTGCGCCTCCTGCCTGGAACTCACCTGGGCCGGCCTCTCGGGGGGCTTCAGCTGCCCGCAGTGCCGGGCCACCTTCGCGGGCCGCCCGCAGCTGCAGAAGAACACGGTGCTGTGCCGGGTggtggagcagctccagggccacTCCGGGGCCAAGggcgaggaagaggaggagaatgAGGATGGGGATGGCGAGGGGGAGTCGGGGGGATGCTGGGCGGCGGAGCCCCCTGTGTTTTGCGACAGCTGCCAGGAGGCGCCGGCCGTGCAGACCTGCCTGACCTGCACCGCGTCCTTCTGCGCCGAGCACCTGCGGCCGCACCGCGACAGCCCAGCCTTCCGCGACCACCAGCTCTGCCCGACCGTGCGCGACCTGCAGCTGCGCAAGTGCCCCCAGCACAACAGGCTCTTCGAGTTCTTCTGCAGCAAGCACGGCGTCTGcatctgctccctctgcctgctcGGGCACAAGTTGTGCCCCACCAGCCCCTTGGAGCAGGCAAAAGCctctgcccag TCGCTGCTGAAGAAAAAACTTGAGGAGCTGCATAAACAGAGTGAAAGAACTGCCCGGGCAATGAGCACggtgaaaacaaaacagaaccaaTCTGCT GAGACAGcttcaagaaagaaagaattgaTCAGAAATGAGTTTTCAGAAGTTAAAGCTATAATTGAAGAACGAGAAAATGAGATCATGAAAGCGAttacagaggaagaaaagagagtttGGAATAAGTTTGATTATATTTACAGTGTTCTGGGAAATAAGAAGAACGAAATTCAGTCTCTCAAAGATCAGATTGAGATGGCACTGACTGAAAGTGATGATATTCTATTTTTGAAG AGAGCAACAGCACTGCAACGAACATCAACAAAAGAGGCTTTTGTTCCCGTAGTTGAAATGGACCAAAATGTGATGCATTCCACTTACCAGTCTGCCATTACCCTCAAAGACGTAGTGAAACTTTCAGTAATTCAGAGTcgggagaaaaaagaagaag CCAAACCTGTGAAAACGAAggcccctccagcagctcttccaaaCAAACCCTCTGTTGGAAAAAAGCCTCACGGACCAC ACCAGTCCCACAAAGAGAAAACTGTTCCCCAGGCTCAGATGACTTCACAGGGGAACACTGATGCCACCA aagagaaaaagaaagctgctaAAGTTG CACCAACCACCACACcaactgccacagctgctgctgctgctaaagaGCTGCTGGACAGCTTCCTGAAGAAACCCAGAGAGGAGCTCTTGCAGT ATGCTGCCAACATCACCCTGGACTACAACACGGCCCACAACACCGTGGTTCTGGCTGAGAACTACACCAGGATGTCCATCTCAGACACCTTCCCAGGTCACAGGTACCACCCCCAGCGCTTCACCGATTACCGCCAGGTGCTGGGCTTCCAGTGCTTCAAGAGAGGGGTGCACTACTGGGaggtggagctgcagcagggcagcttcTGCGGCCTCGGCGTCTGCTACGGCAGCATGGAGCGCCAGGGCCCCGAGAGCCGCCTGGGCAGGAACAGCAAGTCCTGGTGCATCGAGTGGCTCAACTCCAAGTTATCATGCTGGCACAACGACGTGGAAAAGTGCCTGCCCAACACAAAGGCTACCAAGATTGGGGTGCTGCTCCACTGCGAGGGGGGCTTTGTGAATTTCATGGCGGTGGGGGAGAAGAATAACCTGATCTATAAATTCAAAGCTCAGTTCACTGAAGCCTTGTACCCAGCCTTCTGGCTGTTTTCCAGTGATGctgttctctctctctgtcacaTGAAAGAGTAA